From Rhodococcus sp. B7740, one genomic window encodes:
- a CDS encoding DUF3237 domain-containing protein, producing MSTPTLHHVFTLDVELAPPVVIGSTPHGMRRVIPITGGRFRGPAGSGTILPGGADWNLVRTDGVTHLWARYTIVTDDDVTIMVTNEGWGTQDDATMERIFAGGGADIDRWYCSTNPRFEVADPGWKWLNHSVFLGHLEPPTRGDRVRITVYTDAIVPTPSTPRKADH from the coding sequence ATGTCCACGCCCACTCTCCATCACGTCTTCACCCTCGACGTCGAGCTGGCTCCCCCGGTGGTGATCGGGTCGACCCCACACGGAATGCGTCGGGTCATCCCGATCACCGGCGGCCGATTCCGGGGACCGGCCGGATCCGGGACGATCCTGCCCGGCGGTGCGGACTGGAACCTGGTGCGCACCGACGGCGTCACCCACCTGTGGGCTCGCTACACGATCGTCACCGACGACGACGTGACCATCATGGTCACCAACGAGGGCTGGGGCACCCAGGACGATGCCACCATGGAGCGCATCTTCGCCGGCGGTGGTGCCGATATCGACCGCTGGTACTGCTCCACCAACCCTCGCTTCGAGGTGGCCGATCCAGGATGGAAGTGGTTGAACCACAGCGTGTTCCTCGGCCACTTGGAACCGCCCACCCGCGGCGACCGGGTGCGTATCACCGTCTACACCGACGCCATCGTCCCCACCCCATCGACGCCCCGAAAGGCGGATCACTGA
- a CDS encoding VOC family protein, which produces MTTPTRNRLQEGGAVGTLHRTAVSHLGFTVTDVAATADFYGRTVGLTVQEELAGGGLRLGWGLGHHVLDLTEGPKGLSHYGFEVRDADGIAGITARLKDAGHDVVDLDPSVLDHAVGAPSGISVTDPDGTTVHFHGPVARQGENAADPGRRPIKFQHTTLGTDNVAQMVSFFVDTVGFRISDQLEDGRFAWLRSDRDHHTLAVVENGVPGDLDHYSYDLAEWEDFKSWCDRLTEIGVDVVWGPGRHGPGNNLFVFFDDPAGNHIELSAEMEKFHDDRATYVTRQWRPVPASVNLWGGQLASWRKTSESEI; this is translated from the coding sequence ATGACCACTCCCACCCGGAACAGACTGCAGGAAGGTGGAGCCGTGGGCACACTGCACCGGACCGCCGTCTCGCACCTCGGATTCACCGTTACCGACGTCGCCGCCACCGCCGACTTCTACGGCCGCACCGTCGGTCTGACCGTGCAGGAGGAGCTCGCGGGCGGCGGCCTGCGCCTCGGCTGGGGCCTCGGACACCACGTTCTGGACCTCACCGAGGGTCCGAAGGGACTGTCTCACTATGGCTTCGAGGTTCGTGATGCCGACGGTATCGCCGGGATCACCGCGCGATTGAAGGACGCCGGCCATGACGTCGTGGATCTGGATCCGTCCGTCCTCGACCATGCCGTCGGCGCACCGTCGGGCATCTCGGTGACCGACCCCGACGGCACCACGGTGCATTTCCACGGACCGGTCGCTCGCCAGGGTGAGAACGCTGCCGATCCGGGTCGACGCCCGATCAAGTTCCAGCACACCACTCTCGGCACCGACAACGTGGCGCAGATGGTCTCGTTCTTCGTCGACACCGTCGGATTCCGCATCTCCGATCAGCTCGAGGACGGCCGGTTCGCGTGGCTGCGCAGCGACCGCGATCACCACACTCTGGCCGTCGTCGAGAACGGTGTGCCCGGCGATCTCGACCATTACTCCTACGACCTCGCCGAGTGGGAGGACTTCAAGTCCTGGTGCGATCGCCTCACCGAGATCGGTGTCGACGTCGTCTGGGGCCCGGGACGCCATGGCCCCGGCAACAATCTGTTCGTCTTCTTCGACGATCCGGCGGGCAACCACATCGAGCTCTCGGCCGAGATGGAGAAGTTCCACGACGACCGAGCCACGTACGTGACGCGGCAGTGGCGTCCGGTACCCGCGTCGGTGAATCTGTGGGGCGGACAGCTGGCGAGCTGGCGCAAGACGAGCGAAAGCGAGATCTGA